The proteins below are encoded in one region of Solenopsis invicta isolate M01_SB chromosome 8, UNIL_Sinv_3.0, whole genome shotgun sequence:
- the LOC120356842 gene encoding uncharacterized protein LOC120356842 isoform X1: MLRCFFCSHSLLSIDYLMCHIKLRHKPLMCNAVKCNFENCSQIYNNIYFLKRHILSNHINNSKHVQYVSTVKSTRKKKKSILQFTIHSINDYLVQESSSIIDIISSTCNESNDMNILQVQEKISKAATLIVAKLYAYGTLSRKVVNDIIKTISLFYNSICLSILRIKYNNIDGLEDILQVIENAFNNFKTEHSTFQYLQNIGSLIMPSTITIDTSIIFSQLNKKKKSLTYTKISIVLLKIVFEKFLEIPNVFSTITAYIEKCKNENNIITSIIQSAFWKSTVKDLDCTTVLPLILFSDDIEINNPLGSHKGIHKLGAMYCTIPCIPEEYSSRLENIFLFQLHHSVDQKRLGNKTIFKKVIEIITDLEVNGIQIQINGEVKTILFKLCFIAGDNLGLNTILGFSRSFNSSYCCRICFISKQDIQKQLRENTDLIRTITTYINHCKEKIFGTDKECIFNNIPSFHVAENFSVDPMHDLLEDVCRYDIGKILKNFIITNKLLTLQVFNERLRYFKNTSFGENIPVIQQNLIKKEYLIILASEMKYLVLNLCLIIGDLIPVDNAIWKLYLILRQIVSIVFLHTINRQTIDLLEVLISEYFSLHIKLFTNAIKYKHHNLLHYPRIMRTYGPLKSMTCTRFEAKHMQIKENSKICKTRVNSSFTLAVKHQLQLCYRFLCNQGLTDDISIGTIVSKLHLISNYGRLQNLLPHDSFNDYDCITWIIINGNKYDLNSVICIRSNDNESTFAKIKYIIISPSKHVFFLYTIMITVCYNRHFCAFEVNETQKWGFVSRKDLLDCTDYYIKVMSNGKHYMPVYF; this comes from the coding sequence ATGTTGCGTTGTTTCTTTTGTTCCCATTCATTATTATCCATAGATTATTTAATGTGCCatataaaattaagacataAGCCACTTATGTGCAATGCagtaaaatgcaattttgaaaattgttcacaaatttataacaaCATATACTTCTTAAAAAGGCATATTCTGTCTAATCATATCAATAATTCGAAGCATGTGCAATACGTTAGTACGGTTAAAagtacacgaaaaaaaaaaaaatctattttacaatTCACTATACACTCGATTAATGATTATTTGGTGCAAGAGAGTAGTAGTATTATTGACATTATATCAAGTACTTGTAACGAAAGCAATGACATGAATATATTACAAGtacaagaaaaaattagtaaagctgCTACTCTTATTGTAGCAAAATTATATGCTTATGGAACGTTAAGCCGTAAAGTTGTTAACGATATCATTAAaactatttcattattttataatagcatTTGCTTATCAATACTgagaattaaatataacaatattgatGGTTTGGAAGACATATTGCAGGTGATAGAAAAcgcgtttaataattttaaaactgaacATTCTACTTTTCAATATTTACAGAATATTGGTAGTTTAATAATGCCCTCAACTATAACAATAGatacatcaataatatttagtcaacttaacaaaaagaaaaagtcaTTAACATATACGAAGATTAGTattgtacttttaaaaattgtatttgaaaaatttctggAAATTCCAAACGTTTTCTCCACAATAACTGCATacattgaaaaatgtaaaaatgaaaacaatataattacttCAATAATTCAAAGTGCGTTTTGGAAGTCTACTGTAAAAGATTTGGACTGTACAACTGTATtaccattaattttattttcagatgatattgaaattaataatccttTAGGTTCGCATAAGGGTATACATAAGCTTGGTGCAATGTACTGTACAATTCCATGTATTCCTGAAGAATATTCCAGTAgactagaaaatatttttctatttcaacTCCATCATTCCGTTGATCAAAAGCGTTTGGGAAATAAgacgatatttaaaaaagttattgaaattataacaGATTTGGAAGTAAATGGTATACAGATTCAAATTAACGGGGAAGTGAAaacaatacttttcaaattGTGCTTTATTGCGGGAGATAATTTAGGATTGAATACTATATTAGGATTTTCCAGAAGTTTTAATTCATCATATTGTTGCAGAATTTGTTTCATTTCTAAACAAGATATTCAGAAACAATTACGAGAAAACACGGATCTAATACGAACGATTACCACTTACATAAATCACTGTAAGGAAAAGATTTTTGGAACAGACAAAGAGtgtatctttaataatattcccAGTTTTCATGTCgcagaaaatttttctgttgaTCCCATGCACGATCTCTTAGAAGATGTGTGTCGTTACGATATtgggaaaatattaaaaaattttattataacaaataaactaTTAACATTACAAGTTTTTAATGAAAGGCTTCGATATTTTAAGAATACCTCATTTGGTGAAAATATTCCTGTAAtacagcaaaatttaataaaaaaagaatatttgattatattagcTTCCGAAATGAAATATCTCGTTCTAAatctttgtttaattattgGAGATCTTATCCCAGTTGATAATGCTATCTGGAaattgtacttaattttaagACAAATTGTTAGTATTGTTTTCTTACACACTATAAATAGACAAACTATTGATTTGTTGGAAGTActtatttctgaatatttttctttacatataaaattatttacaaatgcaataaaatataaacatcatAATTTATTGCATTACCCAAGAATTATGCGCACGTATGGACCTTTAAAGAGCATGACATGTACACGATTTGAAGCTAAGCATatgcaaataaaagaaaatagtaagATATGTAAAACACGAGTAAATTCTTCGTTTACACTAGCTGTAAAACATCAACTCCAACTATGCTACAGATTTCTTTGCAATCAAGGTCTTACAGATGATATTTCTATTGGAACTATCGTTTCGAAATTGCATTTAATAAGTAACTATGGCCGTTTACAAAATCTTTTACCCCACGACAGTTTTAATGATTATGATTGTATAACATGGATAATAATAAATGGgaataaatatgatttaaattcTGTAATATGTATACGAAGTAACGACAATGAATCtacgtttgcaaaaattaaatatattattataagtcCGTCAAaacatgttttctttttatatactatAATGATTACAGTCTGTTACAATCGACATTTTTGTGCGTTTGAAGTAAATGAGACACAGAAATGGGGTTTTGTTTCTCGAAAAGATCTCTTAGATTGTactgattattatattaaagttatgtCGAATGGGAAACATTATATGCCTGTATACTTTTAA
- the LOC120358360 gene encoding uncharacterized protein LOC120358360 — protein MSTISQKLRHGDRCVNPFMTNDADNRIGKNLRSITSSLLKKFPSLDPKSKICHSCRKRAYALNTSDLDVSDENLNTTNLSTEQSEGKRYQKTISREEELEEILNALKDKFSSLPYNDPDRMRILTIAPLSWSIRKIASKFGTTIHMAKKAKDLRAYPTRQLRK, from the exons ATGAGCactatttctcaaaaattgaggCATGGTGATAGGTGTGTTAATCCTTTTATGACCAATGACGCTGATAATCGTATCGGAAAAAACTTACGTTCCATTACTTCGTCATTGCTCAAAAAATTCCCTTCATTAGATCCGAAATCAAAAATTTGCCATTCATGTAGAAAGAGAGCATATGCATTGAATACATCCGATCTTGATGTCAGTGATGAAAACCTCAACACCACTAATCTTAGTACTGAACAATCAGAAGGGAAACGTTATCAAAAAACGATTTCAAGAGAAGAAGAGTTGGAAGAGATATTGAATGCTTTGAAAGATAAGTTCTCCAGCTTACCATACAATGACCCTGATCGAATGCGCATATTAACTATCGCTCCTCTAAGTTGGTCCATTCGAAAGATTGCGTCAAAGTTCGGTACCACAATACACATGGCTAAAAAAGCGAAAGATCTCAG AGCTTACCCGACGAGACAGTTGAGAAAGTGA